In the genome of Acidobacteriota bacterium, one region contains:
- the uvrA gene encoding excinuclease ABC subunit UvrA translates to MSDSTPAPGEQPGATLVVRGARTHNLKGVDLTLPHRALAVFTGVSGSGKSSLAFDTIYAEGQRRYVESLSAYARQFLERMEKPDVDAIEGIAPAIAIRQKNAIRNPRSTVGTTTEIHDYLRLLWARIGRTICRGCGREVERESPEGIADRLLALPAGTRLLIGFDHPLVTLPAASILPADDEGRPEGSEEAEAEAEAPPLGGLEDPVADALDALRRRGFGRVLVDGRALSLDEPGLAGALAGSTSLAIVVDRVRVEPGIRARVTDSIETSFQGGDGAAFAVEVDAAGVPVTTHRFSERFECRTCGIAYEVPQPRLFSFNNPFGACPTCHGFGNVIELDLGLVVPDPALSIAQGAIEPWTKPHYRASLTELRRAAKRVPVRLDVPWQELTEAERTFVIEGDADYDGIKGFFRRLERKKYKVHVRVFLSRYRGYLTCHGCGGTRLRREARDVRVGGRTIDEVCGFTVRDAVRFFAALPLTAHETAVAEKILREIQRRLGFLIDVGLDYLTLDRLSSTLSGGESQRINLATSLGSALVDTLYVLDEPSIGLHPRDNDRLIAILRQLRDQGNTVVVVEHDADFIRVADIVVDLGLGAGEQGGRIIFAGPVDGLLHDARSLTARYLRDELAIPVPATRRRPGAQRLRILGASEHNLQNVDVEIPLGVLTCITGVSGSGKSTLVHDVLYAAVKRAKGEWDRRVGSHRRLEGAEYVTDAVLVDQQPIGRTPRSNPVTYLKAFDPIRELFAATKDARARGLTASHFSFNVPGGRCEACEGEGTVRVEMQFLADVFVPCDQCDGKRFRPQVLEVRYKGRNIDQVLDLTVREALAFFAGAPKVIRRLHVLDEIGLGYLRLGQPATTLSGGEAQRIKIAAHLGSQSGDRVLYVLDEPTTGLHFDDIVKLLAAFRKLLLAGHSLVVIEHNLDVLKTADWIVDLGPEGGEAGGKVVAAGTPEHVAADPESITGRYLRRALAAAREHAYADRA, encoded by the coding sequence ATGTCCGATTCCACGCCGGCGCCCGGCGAACAGCCAGGCGCGACGCTCGTCGTTCGTGGCGCTCGCACGCACAACCTGAAAGGCGTAGACCTGACGCTGCCGCACCGGGCGCTGGCGGTCTTCACCGGCGTCAGCGGATCCGGCAAGTCGTCGCTCGCCTTCGACACGATCTATGCCGAAGGCCAGCGGCGCTACGTCGAGTCGCTGTCGGCGTACGCCCGGCAGTTTCTCGAGCGCATGGAGAAGCCGGACGTCGACGCCATCGAGGGCATCGCGCCGGCCATCGCCATCCGTCAGAAGAACGCGATTCGCAACCCGCGGTCGACCGTCGGCACCACCACCGAGATCCACGACTACCTGCGCCTGCTCTGGGCGCGCATCGGCCGGACGATCTGTCGCGGTTGTGGCCGGGAGGTCGAACGCGAGTCGCCGGAAGGCATCGCCGATCGCCTGCTCGCGCTGCCCGCCGGCACGCGGCTGCTCATCGGCTTCGATCATCCGCTCGTGACGCTGCCCGCCGCCTCCATCTTGCCGGCCGACGACGAAGGCAGGCCGGAGGGGAGCGAGGAGGCGGAGGCAGAGGCCGAGGCGCCGCCGCTCGGCGGCCTCGAGGACCCGGTCGCCGACGCGCTCGACGCGCTGCGCCGGCGCGGGTTCGGCCGGGTACTCGTCGACGGGCGCGCGCTGTCGCTCGACGAGCCGGGCCTCGCCGGCGCTCTCGCGGGCTCCACCTCGCTCGCCATCGTCGTCGATCGCGTGCGCGTCGAGCCGGGGATTCGGGCGCGGGTCACCGATTCGATCGAGACGTCGTTCCAGGGCGGCGACGGCGCGGCCTTCGCGGTGGAAGTCGACGCCGCCGGTGTTCCGGTGACGACACACCGGTTCAGCGAGCGCTTCGAGTGTCGCACGTGCGGCATCGCCTACGAGGTGCCGCAGCCGCGGCTGTTCTCGTTCAACAACCCGTTCGGCGCGTGTCCCACGTGCCACGGGTTCGGCAACGTCATCGAACTGGACCTCGGCCTCGTCGTGCCCGATCCCGCACTGTCGATCGCGCAGGGCGCCATCGAGCCGTGGACGAAGCCGCACTACCGTGCCTCGCTCACGGAGTTGCGGCGCGCGGCGAAGCGCGTGCCCGTCCGCCTCGACGTGCCGTGGCAGGAGCTGACCGAGGCCGAGCGCACGTTCGTCATCGAGGGGGACGCGGACTACGACGGCATCAAGGGCTTCTTCCGGCGGCTCGAGCGGAAGAAGTACAAGGTGCACGTCCGCGTGTTCCTGAGCCGGTACCGCGGCTACCTCACCTGCCACGGCTGCGGCGGCACCCGGCTGCGCCGGGAAGCGCGGGACGTGCGCGTGGGCGGACGCACGATCGACGAAGTGTGCGGGTTCACCGTGCGCGACGCCGTGCGGTTCTTCGCGGCGCTGCCGCTCACCGCGCACGAGACGGCCGTCGCCGAGAAGATCCTCCGGGAGATCCAGCGGCGGCTCGGGTTCCTCATCGACGTCGGCCTCGACTACCTCACGCTGGATCGCCTCTCGTCGACGCTGTCGGGCGGCGAGTCGCAGCGCATCAACCTCGCGACGTCGCTGGGGTCGGCGCTCGTGGACACGCTCTACGTGCTCGACGAGCCGTCGATCGGTTTGCACCCGCGCGACAACGACCGGCTGATCGCCATCCTCCGGCAGCTTCGCGATCAGGGCAACACCGTCGTCGTCGTGGAGCACGACGCCGACTTCATCCGCGTGGCCGACATCGTCGTGGATTTGGGCCTGGGTGCCGGCGAGCAGGGCGGACGCATCATCTTCGCGGGGCCGGTGGACGGGCTGCTGCACGATGCGCGGTCGCTGACCGCCCGCTATCTCCGTGACGAGCTGGCGATCCCCGTGCCGGCCACGCGCCGCCGGCCCGGCGCGCAGCGGCTCAGGATCCTGGGCGCGAGCGAGCACAACCTCCAGAACGTGGACGTCGAGATCCCGCTGGGCGTGCTGACGTGCATCACCGGCGTCAGCGGGTCGGGGAAGTCGACGCTCGTGCACGACGTGCTCTACGCGGCGGTCAAGCGCGCGAAGGGCGAGTGGGACCGCCGGGTGGGCTCGCATCGCCGGCTCGAGGGTGCCGAGTACGTGACCGATGCGGTTCTCGTGGATCAGCAGCCCATCGGACGGACGCCGCGATCGAACCCCGTCACGTACCTCAAGGCCTTCGATCCGATCCGTGAGCTGTTCGCGGCCACCAAGGACGCGCGCGCGCGCGGGCTCACGGCCAGCCATTTCTCGTTCAACGTGCCGGGCGGCCGGTGCGAGGCGTGCGAGGGCGAAGGCACCGTGCGCGTCGAGATGCAGTTTCTCGCCGACGTGTTCGTGCCGTGCGACCAGTGCGACGGCAAGCGGTTCCGGCCCCAGGTGCTCGAGGTGCGCTACAAGGGCCGGAACATCGATCAGGTGCTCGATCTCACGGTGCGCGAGGCGCTCGCGTTCTTCGCGGGCGCGCCGAAGGTGATTCGCCGGCTGCACGTGCTCGACGAGATCGGCCTGGGCTATCTGCGGCTCGGCCAGCCGGCGACCACGCTGTCGGGCGGCGAGGCGCAGCGGATCAAGATCGCGGCGCACCTCGGCTCGCAGAGCGGCGATCGCGTGCTCTACGTTCTCGACGAGCCGACCACGGGCCTCCACTTCGACGACATCGTGAAGCTGCTCGCGGCCTTCCGGAAGCTGCTGCTCGCCGGCCACAGCCTCGTCGTGATCGAGCACAACCTCGACGTGCTGAAGACGGCCGACTGGATCGTCGACCTCGGCCCCGAGGGCGGTGAAGCGGGCGGCAAGGTCGTGGCGGCCGGCACGCCGGAGCACGTGGCCGCCGATCCCGAGTCGATCACCGGCCGCTACCTGCGACGAGCCCTTGCGGCGGCGCGGGAGCACGCGTACGCTGATCGCGCATGA
- a CDS encoding RNA-binding protein, with product MPVRLFVGNMPYGATEADLRAHFSTVGSPSQVVIPVDRETGRPRGFAFVEFIDRAIAEQAIQRFNQQLFMGRSLSVSEARPREERPAGGYRPSGGAPGGGGGGFGGPRPYGGGGGGFGGPRPGGPGGFRPGPGPSAPAAGRNFGPPKKKSASSEKRWEAKERGPKGPIKERYTGRLGGLYDDPDDPNTSLEGFDDVASSAPEDDEQ from the coding sequence GTGCCCGTACGTCTGTTCGTAGGCAACATGCCCTACGGGGCGACCGAAGCCGACCTGCGCGCGCATTTCTCGACGGTCGGTTCGCCGTCTCAGGTCGTCATCCCCGTGGACCGCGAAACCGGTCGTCCCCGCGGGTTCGCCTTCGTCGAGTTCATCGACCGCGCCATCGCCGAACAGGCGATTCAGCGCTTCAACCAGCAACTGTTCATGGGCCGCAGTCTGTCGGTGAGCGAGGCGCGGCCTCGCGAGGAGCGGCCAGCCGGCGGCTATCGGCCGAGCGGCGGCGCGCCCGGTGGCGGAGGCGGTGGATTTGGAGGCCCCCGACCCTACGGCGGCGGTGGGGGCGGATTCGGTGGCCCTCGGCCGGGTGGTCCGGGCGGGTTCCGTCCGGGACCTGGCCCGTCAGCGCCGGCGGCCGGCCGCAATTTCGGGCCGCCGAAGAAGAAGAGCGCGTCGAGCGAGAAGCGCTGGGAAGCCAAGGAGCGCGGCCCGAAGGGGCCAATCAAGGAGCGGTACACCGGCCGCCTCGGCGGGCTCTACGACGATCCGGACGATCCGAACACCTCGCTCGAGGGCTTCGACGACGTCGCGTCCAGTGCCCCGGAAGACGACGAACAGTGA
- a CDS encoding M28 family peptidase produces the protein MVSGRTVVAARVREGIVSHRWRLTALALAVLVAIGATQVSLPPASSTRFDAARLLRDLQVLSSDDMEGRLMGSAGNAKARAYLASRLQAAGLRPIGGTYEHPFVVPARGPGRPPAQGVNLVGMIDGTRQPRRYVVVSAHYDHVGVRGGQVFNGADDNASGAAALIAVTEYFRAHPPLNALLVVAFDGEESGLLGSRAFVRAPPVDRGAILIDINADMLGRDPNDELFVVGAARQPFLRPHIERVAVTAPVRLRMGHEDPTGRTSDDWTEDSDQFAFLEAGIPAIYVGVEDEPFHHQPADDFETIDHGFYVRAVETLIALVEEFDRRFTGATR, from the coding sequence ATGGTCTCGGGCCGCACGGTTGTCGCCGCACGCGTTCGCGAAGGAATCGTGAGCCATCGATGGCGGCTCACCGCGCTCGCGCTCGCCGTGCTTGTCGCGATCGGCGCTACACAGGTGAGCCTGCCGCCGGCGTCGAGCACGCGGTTCGACGCCGCGCGGCTGCTGCGCGACCTGCAGGTGCTCTCCTCGGACGACATGGAGGGCCGGCTGATGGGCAGCGCCGGCAATGCAAAGGCGAGGGCCTACCTCGCGAGCCGGTTGCAGGCCGCCGGCCTGCGGCCGATCGGCGGCACGTACGAGCATCCGTTCGTCGTCCCGGCGCGCGGACCCGGCCGGCCGCCGGCTCAGGGCGTCAACCTCGTCGGGATGATCGACGGGACGCGCCAGCCGCGGCGGTACGTTGTCGTGAGCGCGCACTACGATCACGTCGGCGTGCGCGGCGGCCAGGTCTTCAACGGGGCGGACGACAACGCGAGCGGGGCCGCCGCCCTCATCGCCGTCACGGAGTACTTCCGCGCGCATCCGCCGCTCAACGCGCTGCTCGTGGTGGCGTTCGACGGCGAAGAGAGCGGGTTGCTCGGCTCTCGCGCGTTCGTCCGCGCGCCGCCGGTCGATCGCGGGGCGATCCTGATCGACATCAACGCCGACATGCTCGGCCGCGATCCGAACGACGAGCTGTTCGTCGTGGGCGCGGCGCGCCAGCCCTTCCTGCGGCCGCACATCGAGCGCGTCGCCGTGACCGCGCCGGTGCGCTTGCGCATGGGACACGAGGACCCGACGGGGCGGACGAGCGACGACTGGACGGAGGACTCCGATCAGTTCGCCTTCCTCGAGGCCGGCATCCCGGCGATCTACGTGGGCGTCGAGGACGAGCCGTTCCATCACCAGCCGGCGGACGACTTCGAGACGATCGATCATGGCTTCTACGTTCGAGCGGTCGAGACGCTGATCGCGCTCGTCGAGGAGTTCGATCGCCGCTTCACGGGCGCGACGCGCTAG
- the bshB1 gene encoding bacillithiol biosynthesis deacetylase BshB1, translating into MAVDLLVFGPHPDDLEIGLAGAIARHVAEGARVGLCDLTRGELGSNGTPDDRVQEADAAARVLGAAWRVNLGWPDGGIVPSVEILRAAVDLIRTHQPRTIALPYWDDRHPDHGAASRVLDLAAFRSGLRRFVTDQARWQPDWLCYYFINNSTTPSFVIDVSAHYETKRAALACHRTQFAPQDPSAVATRLTASAFQQLIESRDAQFGAQIGVAFAEGIVVREPIVRGSLFKLDRAGR; encoded by the coding sequence ATGGCCGTCGACTTGCTCGTGTTCGGGCCGCACCCGGACGATCTCGAGATCGGCCTCGCGGGCGCGATCGCCCGGCACGTCGCCGAAGGCGCGCGCGTCGGGCTCTGCGATCTCACGCGCGGCGAGCTGGGCTCGAACGGCACGCCCGACGATCGCGTCCAGGAAGCCGACGCGGCCGCCCGCGTGCTCGGCGCCGCCTGGCGCGTGAACCTCGGCTGGCCCGACGGCGGGATCGTGCCGAGCGTCGAGATCCTCCGCGCGGCCGTGGATCTCATCCGGACGCACCAGCCGCGGACGATCGCCCTGCCCTACTGGGACGATCGGCATCCCGATCACGGGGCGGCCAGCCGAGTGCTCGACCTGGCCGCCTTCCGCAGCGGCCTGCGCCGCTTCGTCACCGACCAGGCTCGCTGGCAGCCGGACTGGCTCTGCTACTACTTCATCAACAACTCGACGACGCCGTCGTTCGTGATCGACGTGTCGGCCCACTACGAGACGAAACGCGCGGCGCTCGCCTGCCACCGGACGCAGTTCGCGCCGCAGGATCCGTCCGCCGTCGCCACGCGCCTGACGGCGAGCGCCTTCCAGCAGTTGATCGAAAGCCGCGACGCGCAGTTCGGCGCGCAAATCGGCGTCGCGTTCGCCGAGGGCATCGTCGTTCGCGAGCCGATCGTCCGCGGCTCGCTCTTCAAGCTCGATCGGGCCGGCAGGTGA
- the bshA gene encoding N-acetyl-alpha-D-glucosaminyl L-malate synthase BshA, with translation MRIGIVCYASVGGSGVVATELALALADRGHDIHLVSSELPFRWRWASRGLTFERVEVPSYPLFREPQYLLALTNTLVRVSRKHRLDLIHAHYAVPHATAAYLAHQVLSADRTPPPRTVTTLHGTDITLVGSDRSYADVVAFSIQQSHGITAVSESLKRDTTSALAIEKEIAVIPNFLDIEVWARHPETNLRARLCESREAVIVHVSNFRPVKRVPVVIEIFSRIRSAVRARLVMIGDGPDRAAAEQQAADAGIGEWVQFVGEQQDLVPWLSSADLFLLPSAQESFGLAAVEAMACGVPVVASRVGGLPEVIHDGRTGVLCEPTDVEGMASAAIGLLQDAARRSVMAAAAAADVRARFSAGAIVPRYEQFYDSVLAGPA, from the coding sequence GTGAGGATCGGCATCGTCTGCTATGCCTCGGTCGGCGGGAGCGGCGTCGTCGCCACCGAACTGGCGCTCGCGCTGGCGGACCGCGGGCACGACATCCATCTGGTCAGCAGCGAGCTGCCGTTCCGCTGGCGGTGGGCGTCGCGCGGGCTCACGTTCGAGCGCGTCGAGGTACCGAGCTACCCGCTGTTCCGCGAGCCGCAGTACCTGCTCGCGCTCACGAACACGCTCGTGCGCGTGTCGCGCAAACACCGGCTGGACCTGATCCATGCGCACTACGCGGTGCCACACGCCACCGCGGCCTACCTCGCCCACCAGGTGCTCTCGGCCGATCGCACGCCGCCGCCCCGCACCGTGACGACGCTGCACGGCACGGACATCACGCTCGTCGGCAGCGACCGATCCTACGCTGACGTCGTCGCCTTCTCGATCCAGCAGTCGCACGGGATCACGGCCGTCTCCGAGAGCTTGAAGCGCGACACGACGTCGGCGCTCGCGATCGAGAAGGAGATCGCGGTCATCCCGAACTTCCTGGACATCGAGGTCTGGGCGCGCCATCCGGAGACGAACCTGCGCGCCCGGCTTTGCGAATCGCGCGAGGCCGTCATCGTGCACGTCTCCAACTTCCGGCCGGTGAAGCGCGTGCCGGTCGTGATCGAGATCTTCAGTCGCATCCGGAGCGCCGTCAGGGCGCGGCTCGTGATGATCGGCGACGGTCCGGACCGGGCCGCCGCCGAGCAGCAGGCGGCCGATGCCGGCATCGGCGAGTGGGTCCAGTTCGTCGGCGAGCAGCAGGACCTCGTGCCGTGGCTTTCGAGCGCGGACCTGTTTTTGCTGCCGTCCGCGCAGGAGAGTTTCGGCCTCGCGGCGGTCGAGGCGATGGCGTGCGGCGTACCGGTGGTCGCGTCGCGCGTGGGCGGCCTGCCGGAGGTGATTCACGATGGGCGGACCGGTGTGCTCTGCGAGCCGACCGACGTCGAGGGCATGGCGAGCGCGGCGATCGGGCTGCTCCAGGACGCCGCGCGGAGGTCCGTGATGGCAGCCGCGGCGGCCGCCGACGTCCGCGCGCGGTTCTCGGCCGGCGCCATCGTGCCGCGCTACGAGCAGTTCTACGACAGCGTGCTGGCGGGGCCCGCATGA
- the crcB gene encoding fluoride efflux transporter CrcB: MTWLLIGIGGGLGAMARHALNGAVHRLAPGSIFPTGIFVVNVLGSAAIGLLAGLLAGARIDLRPDTRTFLIVGVLGGFTTFSSFSLDTFTLLRSGHLGLALWNIAGQVGLSLVALAVGFRIGHG; the protein is encoded by the coding sequence ATGACCTGGCTGCTCATCGGCATCGGCGGCGGCCTCGGCGCGATGGCTCGTCACGCGCTCAACGGCGCGGTGCACCGGCTGGCGCCCGGCTCGATCTTCCCCACGGGGATCTTCGTGGTGAACGTGCTGGGATCCGCCGCGATCGGCCTTCTCGCGGGCCTGCTCGCCGGCGCGCGGATCGACCTGCGCCCGGACACGCGCACGTTTCTCATCGTCGGCGTGCTCGGCGGGTTCACGACGTTCTCGTCGTTCAGCCTGGACACGTTCACGCTGCTGCGCAGCGGCCATCTCGGCCTTGCCCTCTGGAACATCGCCGGCCAGGTCGGCCTCTCACTGGTCGCGCTGGCCGTCGGCTTCAGGATCGGCCACGGCTAG
- a CDS encoding sigma-54-dependent Fis family transcriptional regulator: MHAKPGVESDRVLVVEDDAAQRVGLQQLIRSWGFAVEAASDGREALERIAAVEPTIVLSDLVMPRMDGLELLVNLRQEHPDITVVLMTAQGTVETAVSAIKQGAYDYLSKPIDPQRLKILLDQIVERHGTQREVRLLRRQLQERGTFGKMIGASAEIRKIYQLVEQAAPTVASVLISGESGTGKELVAQTIHQLSPRAMQPFVPLNCAAIPDTLLESELFGHEKGAFTGAFARRQGAFELANRGTLFLDEIAEMTPATQAKLLRVLQERSFRPLGGQREQTVDIRVIAATNVEPAEAVRQGKLREDLYYRLNVFAIRLPPLRERRGDIPLLVQAFLREFGDRNGKKLAGISDAAMQTLERHHWPGNVRELRNVMERATIVAKGDLIEPEDLPVFAPAVGAPASPAAGGGPGTAAFTGLTPGTTVDEAERRLIEVTLEHTGGNKTRAAEMLGISLKTLHNKLNRMKEEGAAQRE, translated from the coding sequence ATGCATGCCAAGCCGGGAGTCGAATCGGACCGCGTCCTCGTCGTCGAAGACGACGCCGCGCAGCGGGTGGGGCTGCAGCAACTGATTCGGAGCTGGGGATTCGCGGTCGAAGCCGCGAGCGACGGCCGCGAGGCACTCGAGCGCATCGCGGCCGTCGAGCCGACGATCGTCTTGAGCGATCTCGTCATGCCGCGGATGGACGGCCTGGAACTGCTCGTGAACCTGCGGCAGGAGCATCCGGACATCACCGTCGTGCTGATGACTGCGCAGGGCACGGTGGAGACGGCGGTGTCGGCCATCAAGCAGGGCGCGTACGACTACTTGAGCAAGCCCATCGATCCGCAGCGGCTGAAGATCCTGCTCGACCAGATCGTCGAGCGGCACGGCACCCAGCGCGAGGTCCGGCTGCTGCGCCGGCAGCTCCAGGAGCGCGGGACGTTCGGCAAGATGATCGGGGCGAGCGCGGAGATCCGGAAGATCTATCAGCTCGTCGAGCAGGCGGCCCCCACCGTCGCGTCGGTGCTGATCAGCGGCGAATCCGGAACGGGCAAGGAGCTGGTCGCGCAGACGATCCACCAGCTCAGCCCGCGGGCGATGCAGCCGTTCGTGCCGCTCAACTGCGCCGCCATTCCCGACACGCTGCTCGAGTCCGAGCTGTTCGGCCACGAGAAAGGCGCGTTCACCGGCGCGTTCGCCCGGCGGCAAGGCGCGTTCGAGCTGGCGAACCGCGGCACGCTGTTCCTCGACGAGATCGCCGAGATGACGCCGGCCACGCAAGCGAAGCTGCTGCGCGTCCTGCAGGAGCGATCGTTCCGTCCGCTCGGCGGCCAGCGCGAGCAGACGGTGGACATCCGCGTCATCGCCGCGACGAACGTCGAGCCCGCGGAGGCGGTACGGCAGGGCAAGCTGCGCGAAGATCTCTACTACCGGCTCAACGTCTTCGCGATCCGCCTGCCGCCGCTCCGGGAGCGGCGCGGCGACATCCCGCTGCTCGTGCAGGCGTTCCTCCGCGAGTTCGGCGATCGGAACGGCAAGAAGCTCGCCGGCATCTCCGACGCCGCGATGCAGACGCTCGAACGGCACCACTGGCCGGGCAACGTGCGCGAGCTGCGGAACGTGATGGAGCGCGCGACGATCGTGGCGAAGGGCGACCTGATCGAGCCGGAGGACCTGCCGGTCTTCGCGCCGGCGGTGGGCGCCCCGGCGTCGCCGGCGGCCGGTGGCGGCCCGGGCACCGCGGCGTTCACCGGGCTGACGCCGGGCACGACGGTCGACGAGGCGGAGCGCCGGCTGATCGAGGTGACGCTGGAGCACACCGGCGGCAACAAGACGCGCGCGGCCGAGATGCTCGGCATCAGCCTCAAGACGCTGCACAACAAGCTGAACCGCATGAAGGAAGAGGGCGCGGCGCAGCGCGAGTGA
- a CDS encoding PAS domain-containing protein gives MPSIKTKQVAGVTLIVGLAVVLLSGWYISSLAKVWLEETRARAELLANAITHRAFDVLLTGGGDPLELLGRDDGLKSILQASAYSENVLYAEIVDTQERIVAHPDPLIIGSRATPADDISALLNEGPAAQASAIYAEGGRSFEYRRPLLIGDTEFGSVRVGISTLLLRRELNQQLRTPLATAALAIVLASLVAMLLAQVALRPIHVVRSGLARLGRGEIDVNVDLKGDADLAELGDSFKAVSARLAADRTELASQRATLESVVENLEDAVALFDQQGCLLFANPAMRTVLGDASGPVDRFLPQGHPFRTAVASVLEGHQSLESTTVDVPGVGKRLVLAHLVEDADGRALGAMLVARNLAYLNQVESTLNYSRKLAALGRLSAGIAHEVKNPLNATMIHLELLKMQVADMPAALEHVTVIGAQVRRLDEVVQGFLRFTRPEELQLQPVQLAPLFDGIMPVIAAEASKSHVEVRLDVPASLPAISGDSGLLQQAFLNLALNACQAMPTGGRLRIGARIGAPHDVEIAFEDTGVGIAPDHLARIFDLYFTTKEHGSGIGLSLVYRTVQLHDGHIEVQSVPGHGTTFRLRFRVAPVAAPRALPPTGTLGLRTVESV, from the coding sequence ATGCCGAGCATCAAGACCAAGCAGGTGGCCGGCGTCACGCTCATCGTCGGCCTCGCGGTCGTGCTCCTGAGCGGCTGGTACATCTCGTCGCTGGCGAAGGTTTGGCTCGAGGAGACGCGCGCACGCGCCGAGCTGCTCGCCAACGCCATCACCCATCGCGCCTTCGACGTGCTGCTGACGGGCGGCGGCGATCCGCTCGAGCTGCTCGGGCGCGACGATGGCCTGAAGTCGATCCTGCAGGCGAGCGCGTACTCGGAGAACGTGCTGTATGCCGAGATCGTGGACACGCAGGAGCGCATCGTCGCGCACCCGGATCCGCTGATCATCGGATCGCGCGCGACGCCGGCCGACGACATCTCCGCGCTCCTGAACGAAGGCCCGGCCGCGCAGGCGAGCGCGATCTACGCGGAAGGCGGCCGCTCGTTCGAGTACCGCCGGCCGCTGCTCATCGGCGACACCGAGTTCGGGTCGGTCCGCGTCGGGATCTCCACGCTCCTGCTCCGGCGCGAGCTGAACCAGCAGCTCCGGACGCCGCTCGCCACGGCCGCGCTGGCCATCGTGCTCGCGTCGCTCGTCGCGATGCTGCTCGCCCAGGTCGCGCTCCGGCCCATTCACGTCGTCAGAAGCGGCCTGGCCCGGCTCGGCCGCGGGGAGATCGACGTCAACGTCGACCTGAAGGGCGATGCCGATCTCGCCGAGCTCGGCGACTCGTTCAAGGCGGTGAGCGCGCGGCTCGCGGCCGATCGAACCGAGCTCGCGAGCCAACGGGCCACGCTCGAATCCGTCGTCGAGAACCTGGAAGACGCCGTGGCGCTCTTCGATCAGCAGGGCTGCCTGCTCTTCGCCAATCCCGCGATGCGCACGGTGCTCGGCGACGCGAGCGGGCCGGTGGACCGGTTTCTGCCGCAGGGCCATCCGTTCCGGACGGCGGTGGCGTCGGTGCTCGAGGGCCATCAGTCGCTCGAGTCCACGACCGTCGACGTGCCCGGCGTCGGCAAGCGCCTCGTGCTCGCCCATCTCGTCGAGGACGCCGACGGGCGGGCGCTCGGCGCGATGCTCGTCGCCCGCAATCTCGCCTACCTGAACCAGGTGGAGTCGACGCTCAACTACTCGCGCAAGCTCGCGGCGCTCGGACGACTGTCGGCCGGCATCGCGCACGAGGTCAAGAACCCGCTGAACGCGACGATGATCCACCTCGAGCTGCTGAAGATGCAGGTCGCCGACATGCCGGCGGCGCTCGAGCACGTGACGGTGATCGGCGCGCAGGTGCGGCGGCTCGACGAGGTCGTGCAGGGCTTCCTGCGCTTCACGCGTCCGGAGGAGCTGCAGCTCCAGCCGGTGCAGCTCGCGCCGCTCTTCGATGGCATCATGCCGGTGATCGCCGCCGAGGCGAGCAAGTCGCACGTGGAGGTGCGGCTCGACGTCCCGGCGTCGCTGCCAGCCATCAGCGGTGATTCCGGCCTGCTCCAGCAAGCTTTCCTGAACCTCGCGCTCAACGCCTGTCAAGCCATGCCCACTGGCGGCCGGCTGCGGATCGGCGCGCGGATCGGCGCGCCGCACGACGTGGAGATCGCGTTCGAGGACACGGGCGTCGGCATCGCGCCCGACCATCTGGCGCGCATCTTCGATCTCTACTTCACGACGAAGGAGCACGGCAGCGGCATCGGCCTCTCGCTCGTGTACCGGACCGTACAACTGCACGACGGCCACATCGAGGTGCAGTCGGTGCCGGGTCACGGGACGACGTTCCGCCTGCGCTTCCGCGTGGCGCCGGTCGCCGCACCGCGCGCGCTGCCGCCGACCGGCACGCTCGGCCTGCGCACGGTCGAGTCCGTATAA